Proteins encoded within one genomic window of Ignavibacteria bacterium:
- a CDS encoding DUF2752 domain-containing protein — MLKRLIPFEAFIWMAGLIALILISPSNDSHFTFCFFKNVGIDFCPGCGLGKSISYLFHGKISASFEAHPLGTVAAIVLSLRIYSLIKRQIQNYKSIYTEV; from the coding sequence ATGCTCAAAAGATTAATCCCTTTTGAAGCTTTTATTTGGATGGCTGGTCTGATAGCGTTAATCCTAATATCACCATCAAACGATTCCCATTTTACTTTTTGCTTTTTCAAAAATGTTGGGATCGATTTTTGCCCCGGCTGCGGACTCGGAAAATCGATTTCATATTTATTTCATGGAAAAATTTCTGCATCATTTGAAGCGCATCCGCTTGGAACGGTTGCCGCCATAGTTCTTTCACTCAGAATTTATTCGTTAATAAAAAGACAAATTCAAAACTATAAA